A DNA window from Oncorhynchus tshawytscha isolate Ot180627B linkage group LG13, Otsh_v2.0, whole genome shotgun sequence contains the following coding sequences:
- the galnt12 gene encoding polypeptide N-acetylgalactosaminyltransferase 12 — protein MALSRRRNRWKLIVCLFGASIVGYFILNRHNNPGDIAGTNRREVPIEQDIANEMLKKPVYDKPQLDLNALGEMGRAVKLNLVGEEKKKEEESINKHQINTYVSDLVSLHRSLPERWNPLCKDQKYDYRSLPSTSVVIAFYNEAWSTLLRTVHSVLETSPDRLLREVVLVDDYSDRAHLKEPLENYISNLKKVHLIRARKREGLVRARLLGASIATGDVLTFLDCHCECHKGWLEPLLNRIKEEPSAVVCPVIDVIDWNTFQYLGNPGEPQIGGFDWRLVFTWHSVPEYEQKRRRSAIDVIRSPTMAGGLFAVSKNYFHYLGTYDTGMEVWGGENLEFSFRIWQCGGSLEIHPCSHVGHVFPKKAPYSRSKALANSVRAAEVWMDDYKELYYHRNPHARLEAFGDVTDRRRLRTQLGCKDFKWYLENIYPDIHVPEDSPGMFGMLKNRGMSSYCFDYNPPDDHNLVGHRIILYPCHGMGQNQFFEYSNESREIRYNTREPAGCAVGDAVSNYLTVHLCRKPRHPVPQDQKFVLREDDTFFHVMTQKCVQAVDKTDNGTPAPALRPCSDHANQKWFFEERGA, from the exons ATGGCACTTTCCCGGAGAAGGAATCGGTGGAAGTTGATAGTTTGCCTTTTTGGGGCGTCTATAGtgggatattttattttaaacaGGCATAATAATCCCGGTGACATAGCTGGAACAAATCGAAGAGAGGTTCCCATTGAGCAAGATATTGCAAATGAAATGCTTAAAAAGCCTGTTTATGACAAACCGCAGTTGGATTTAAATGCCTTGGGAGAAATGGGCAGAGCTGTCAAATTGAACCTCgttggagaggagaagaaaaaagAAGAGGAAAGTATAAATAAACACCAGATTAATACCTATGTGAGTGATCTGGTATCTCTACACCGCAGTCTACCCGAACGATGGAATCCTCT ATGTAAGGACCAGAAGTATGACTATAGGTCATTGCCATCCACGTCAGTGGTGATCGCCTTCTACAACGAGGCCTGGTCCACGCTGCTACGCACTGTCCATAGTGTCCTGGAGACCTCACCTGACAGACTGCTACGAGAGGTGGTGCTGGTGGACGACTATAGTGACAGAG CTCATTTGAAGGAGCCCTTAGAAAACTACATCTCCAACTTGAAGAAGGTACATCTGATCCGGGCCAGGAAGAGGGAGGGCCTGGTGCGGGCCAGGCTCTTGGGGGCCTCCATCGCCACGGGCGATGTGCTGACCTTTCTCGACTGCCACTGTGAATGTCACAAGGGCTGGCTGGAGCCCCTGCTCAACAG GATAAAGGAGGAGCCGTCCGCTGTGGTGTGTCCCGTCATTGATGTCATCGACTGGAACACCTTCCAGTATCTAGGCAACCCCGGGGAACCCCAGATTGGAGGGTTTGATTGGCGGTTGGTCTTCACCTGGCACTCGGTGCCAGAGTATGAGCAGAAACGCAGGCGCTCTGCTATTGATGTCATCAG GTCTCCTACTATGGCTGGAGGGCTGTTTGCTGTCAGTAAGAACTATTTCCATTACCTGGGCACGTATGACACAGGCATGGAGGTGTGGGGAGGAGAGAACCTAGAGTTCTCATTCAGG ATCTGGCAGTGCGGTGGCAGCCTGGAGATCCACCCCTGCTCCCACGTGGGCCACGTCTTCCCCAAGAAGGCCCCCTATTCGCGGAGCAAGGCCCTGGCCAACAGCGTGCGTGCTGCCGAGGTCTGGATGGACGACTACAAGGAGTTGTACTACCACCGTAACCCCCACGCTCGCCTG gaaGCCTTTGGGGACGTGACAGACAGGAGGAGGCTCAGGACCCAGCTGGGATGTAAGGACTTCAAGTGGTACCTGGAGAACATCTATCCTGATATCCACGTCCCTGAGGACAGCCCTGGGATGTTTGGAATG CTGAAGAACAGAGGCATGTCCAGCTACTGCTTTGACTACAACCCTCCTGATGACCATAACCTGGTGGGCCACCGGATCATCCTCTACCCCTGTCATGGCATGGGACAAAACCAG TTCTTTGAGTACTCCAATGAGAGTAGGGAGATCCGCTATAACACCAGGGAGCCAGCAGGGTGTGCTGTGGGGGACGCCGTCTCCAACTACCTGACTGTGCACCTGTGCAGGAAACCCCGGCACCCTGTCCCACAGGACCAGAAGTTTGTCCTCAGAGAG GACGACACCTTCTTCCATGTGATGACGCAGAAGTGTGTCCAGGCCGTGGACAAGACTGACAACGGCACCCCTGCCCCCGCCCTGCGGCCTTGCTCAGACCACGCCAACCAGAAGTGGTTTTTTGAGGAGAGGGGGGCGTAG